One genomic window of Angustibacter sp. Root456 includes the following:
- a CDS encoding NBR1-Ig-like domain-containing protein has product MGESAAARRARAIEGFAAVLAELRESVGTPSFRTMSGQSHAISHTTLHEAVKGNRLPSWATTVEFVRACGGNPADYRDRWEVASAAVGCAQAGQASARRAVAVAHGPARARAQVAATARAGVGAGVTVAVQPPPGEPPQPPLPGEPMPQPEPMPQPEPMPQPEPMPQPEPMPQPEPMPQPEPPPASRTGHRRKGVLAGAAAGMAVLVGVGVVALTQHDAPAAPAASGPTAADCPVRQQNPPPAPPLRSGDRAAYVADLTLPDCSHVAHGQTVRKVWRFKNAGSVPWRGYSLHRVDLPQQRGQCQTIPNVPVPSAAPGELVDISVDVATPPSAGFCFVRFKMVDSAGRVAFPGSRPVNFQVIVD; this is encoded by the coding sequence GTGGGGGAGTCAGCTGCAGCGCGACGGGCGCGAGCGATCGAGGGTTTCGCCGCCGTGCTCGCCGAGCTGCGGGAGTCCGTGGGGACACCGTCGTTTCGCACCATGTCGGGGCAGTCGCACGCCATCTCGCACACGACCTTGCACGAGGCGGTGAAGGGCAACCGGCTGCCGAGCTGGGCGACCACCGTCGAGTTCGTCAGGGCCTGCGGCGGCAACCCGGCCGACTACCGCGACCGCTGGGAGGTGGCCAGTGCCGCCGTCGGGTGCGCCCAGGCCGGCCAGGCCAGCGCCCGGCGGGCCGTGGCGGTGGCGCACGGGCCGGCGCGGGCTCGGGCGCAGGTGGCCGCCACCGCGCGGGCGGGGGTGGGGGCCGGCGTCACCGTCGCGGTCCAGCCGCCTCCCGGGGAGCCACCGCAGCCGCCGTTGCCGGGCGAGCCGATGCCGCAACCGGAGCCCATGCCGCAGCCGGAGCCGATGCCGCAGCCGGAGCCCATGCCGCAGCCGGAACCCATGCCGCAGCCGGAACCCATGCCGCAGCCGGAGCCGCCTCCTGCGAGCCGCACGGGCCATCGCCGCAAGGGCGTGCTCGCCGGGGCGGCAGCCGGTATGGCGGTGCTGGTGGGTGTCGGGGTCGTCGCCCTGACCCAGCACGACGCGCCCGCTGCGCCGGCGGCGTCCGGCCCGACGGCTGCTGACTGCCCGGTGCGGCAACAGAACCCACCGCCCGCACCGCCGTTGCGCAGTGGCGATCGCGCTGCGTACGTGGCCGACCTGACGCTGCCGGACTGCTCGCACGTCGCCCACGGCCAGACCGTGCGCAAGGTGTGGCGGTTCAAGAACGCCGGGTCGGTGCCGTGGCGCGGCTACTCGCTGCATCGGGTCGACCTGCCGCAGCAACGCGGGCAGTGCCAGACCATCCCGAACGTCCCGGTGCCGTCCGCGGCTCCCGGAGAGCTCGTCGACATCAGCGTCGACGTGGCGACGCCGCCGTCCGCGGGCTTCTGCTTCGTGCGGTTCAAGATGGTCGACTCCGCCGGGCGGGTGGCGTTCCCGGGCAGCCGTCCGGTCAACTTCCAGGTGATCGTCGACTGA
- a CDS encoding peptidase inhibitor family I36 protein has product MHHSTPRAAVRGLQRALALVVSLVAVASGAVAFASPASAAARDGACNSGEFCYYFNSNEAGSISDFTDSLDDYGATQPSCYEFKGAGNGQGLCVKNNAASVWNRTGKTVRVYYNSNFAGAHQDFAPGAKGNLNATLKNNNASHELLSSAPTGCKTDGTNTTLPSSILVYRVNLGRVDRVAFKTYVKNVLPNEWVSSWPQASLRSGAMAVKSYGWYWALHSTRQTAWGACYDVRDTTSDQVYQPGSAVTSTSNAVDATWGTRMTRSGNILQAHYCSTTTACGAWVDGNWMSQYGSRDLANAGKSWSTILKHYYSGITLTS; this is encoded by the coding sequence ATGCACCACAGCACGCCACGGGCGGCCGTCCGCGGGCTCCAGCGCGCGCTCGCGCTCGTCGTCAGTCTCGTCGCCGTGGCGAGCGGGGCGGTCGCGTTCGCCTCGCCGGCGAGCGCGGCGGCTCGCGACGGCGCCTGCAACAGCGGCGAGTTCTGCTACTACTTCAACAGCAACGAAGCCGGCTCGATCTCGGACTTCACCGACTCCCTCGACGACTACGGCGCCACCCAGCCGTCGTGCTACGAGTTCAAGGGCGCCGGCAACGGTCAGGGCCTGTGCGTCAAGAACAACGCCGCCTCGGTGTGGAACCGCACGGGCAAGACGGTGCGCGTGTACTACAACAGCAACTTCGCGGGAGCCCACCAGGACTTCGCGCCGGGTGCGAAGGGCAACCTCAACGCGACGCTGAAGAACAACAACGCCTCGCACGAGCTGCTGTCGTCGGCGCCCACCGGCTGCAAGACGGACGGCACGAACACCACGCTGCCGAGCTCGATCCTCGTCTACCGCGTCAACCTGGGCCGGGTCGACCGCGTGGCGTTCAAGACCTACGTCAAGAACGTGCTGCCCAACGAGTGGGTCTCCAGCTGGCCGCAGGCGTCGTTGCGCTCCGGGGCCATGGCGGTCAAGAGCTACGGCTGGTACTGGGCCCTGCACTCGACGCGGCAGACCGCGTGGGGCGCCTGCTACGACGTCCGCGACACCACGAGCGACCAGGTCTACCAGCCGGGCTCCGCGGTGACGTCGACCAGCAACGCCGTCGATGCAACGTGGGGCACGCGGATGACCCGCAGCGGCAACATCCTGCAGGCGCACTACTGCTCGACGACGACCGCTTGCGGCGCCTGGGTCGACGGCAACTGGATGTCGCAGTACGGCTCGCGCGACCTGGCGAACGCGGGCAAGAGCTGGAGCACGATCCTGAAGCACTACTACAGCGGCATCACGCTCACGTCGTGA
- a CDS encoding peptidoglycan-binding protein, giving the protein MAASTPAAASDLPTVNMEATVKAAQIDPRRADDTLTSGARASVLAVEQALQARHLLDATWVDGYFGSKTVEAYGKYQQSLGFTGLDANGLPGKTSLTSLGTGRFTVTHPIAPGGRVARDGYVVDARTDAMLKEAESLLGRRLRLDQGSYNPGGDPTSAGTHDGGGVVDINVDGMTSTRRRTVAKALRQVGFAAWVRSPSQGNWPWHIHAVAISDTDLSTPAQHQVGDYYLGLNGLANRAADDGPRVAIHTWEEYLRLQ; this is encoded by the coding sequence ATGGCCGCGAGCACGCCGGCGGCCGCCAGCGACCTGCCCACCGTGAACATGGAGGCCACGGTGAAGGCCGCCCAGATCGACCCGCGCCGCGCCGACGACACCCTCACCTCGGGGGCGAGGGCCAGCGTGCTCGCCGTCGAGCAGGCGCTGCAGGCGAGACACCTGCTCGACGCCACCTGGGTTGACGGCTACTTCGGCAGCAAGACGGTCGAGGCCTACGGCAAGTACCAGCAGTCGTTGGGCTTCACGGGTCTCGACGCCAACGGGCTGCCCGGCAAGACCTCGCTGACGTCGCTCGGCACCGGGCGCTTCACGGTGACGCACCCCATCGCGCCCGGAGGCCGGGTGGCCCGTGACGGGTACGTCGTCGACGCCCGCACCGACGCGATGCTCAAGGAGGCGGAGTCCCTGCTCGGTCGCCGGCTGCGCCTCGACCAGGGCTCGTACAACCCGGGCGGCGACCCGACGTCCGCCGGTACGCACGATGGTGGCGGTGTCGTCGACATCAACGTCGACGGCATGACCTCGACCAGGCGCCGCACCGTCGCGAAGGCGTTGCGGCAGGTTGGTTTCGCCGCTTGGGTGCGCAGTCCGAGCCAGGGCAACTGGCCGTGGCACATCCACGCCGTGGCGATCAGTGACACCGACCTGTCGACGCCGGCCCAGCACCAGGTGGGCGACTACTACCTCGGCCTCAACGGCCTCGCCAACCGCGCGGCGGACGACGGCCCGCGCGTGGCGATCCACACCTGGGAGGAGTACCTGCGACTGCAGTGA
- a CDS encoding amidase, with amino-acid sequence MSTHRTAAEIADDVRAGRLTPEAAVGAALDRIARHDAALGAFQVVRGERALAEARAVAQRPDLADLPLAGVPVAVKDNVPVAGEPMRAGSLASPETPQAADHPVVRRLRDAGAVVVGLTRTPELCVFGATDSAFGITRNPWAPDRTAGGSSGGTAAAVAAGLVPVGHGNDGMGSIRIPAACCGLVGIKPGTGVVPAGIGANDWYGMAENGPLTTTVRDAALLLSVMAGRPDLADVDEPATALRVAVSTTSPVTGARRDRQHVAAVERIAGQLAAQGHQVRRDDPPYPANPLPVLARWVGGASYDADGLDRSRLDPAVRGHAAWGDVVRRRGLVRPEQRAAFRSRLADFFARTDVLVTPALATPPIAAARWGRRGWPRVFAANVRYAPYAAPWNFAGYPAMTVPAGIHPRTGTPLAVQLVGPDGAEPLLLALAAQLERLAPWPRTAPGY; translated from the coding sequence GTGAGCACCCACCGCACCGCAGCCGAGATCGCCGACGACGTGCGCGCCGGGCGGCTGACGCCCGAGGCCGCCGTCGGGGCGGCGCTCGACCGGATCGCCCGGCACGACGCCGCACTCGGGGCGTTCCAGGTCGTCCGCGGTGAACGAGCACTCGCTGAGGCCCGGGCTGTGGCGCAGCGCCCCGACCTGGCCGACCTGCCCCTGGCCGGTGTGCCGGTGGCGGTCAAGGACAACGTGCCGGTGGCCGGCGAGCCGATGCGCGCCGGCAGCCTCGCCAGCCCCGAGACGCCACAGGCCGCCGATCACCCGGTGGTGCGCAGGCTGCGCGACGCCGGAGCCGTCGTCGTCGGCCTCACCCGCACGCCCGAGCTGTGCGTCTTCGGCGCCACGGACTCCGCGTTCGGCATCACCCGCAACCCGTGGGCCCCCGACCGGACGGCCGGTGGCTCGTCGGGGGGCACCGCGGCTGCGGTGGCGGCCGGTCTGGTGCCGGTGGGTCACGGCAACGACGGCATGGGGTCGATCCGGATCCCGGCCGCCTGCTGCGGCCTCGTCGGCATCAAGCCGGGCACCGGCGTCGTCCCGGCGGGTATCGGCGCGAACGACTGGTACGGCATGGCCGAGAACGGCCCGCTCACCACCACGGTGCGCGACGCCGCCCTGCTGCTGTCGGTGATGGCCGGGCGGCCGGACCTCGCGGACGTCGACGAGCCGGCGACGGCGCTGCGCGTGGCCGTGTCGACGACCTCGCCGGTGACGGGTGCGCGGCGCGACCGGCAGCACGTGGCGGCGGTCGAGCGGATTGCGGGCCAGCTCGCTGCCCAGGGGCACCAGGTGCGCCGCGACGACCCGCCCTACCCCGCCAACCCGCTGCCGGTGCTCGCGCGGTGGGTCGGCGGTGCCTCGTACGACGCGGACGGCCTCGACCGGTCACGGCTCGACCCGGCCGTCCGTGGCCACGCGGCGTGGGGTGACGTGGTGCGCCGGCGCGGACTCGTGCGGCCCGAGCAGCGGGCGGCCTTCCGCTCCCGGCTGGCGGACTTCTTCGCACGCACGGACGTCCTGGTGACACCGGCCCTGGCGACGCCGCCCATCGCGGCAGCCCGGTGGGGGCGGCGGGGCTGGCCCCGGGTGTTCGCCGCGAACGTCCGCTACGCGCCGTACGCCGCGCCGTGGAACTTCGCCGGCTACCCCGCGATGACCGTGCCTGCGGGGATCCACCCGCGCACCGGTACACCGCTCGCGGTCCAGCTCGTCGGCCCGGACGGCGCGGAGCCGCTGCTGCTCGCACTCGCCGCGCAGCTCGAGCGGCTCGCGCCCTGGCCACGCACGGCGCCCGGCTACTGA
- a CDS encoding alpha/beta hydrolase → MVRGKRRVFAALVTAAALGLAACSGGDAESADPSRNPNAATVSAAPVPSGLDRFYSQKLSWRGCGGDFECTKLTVPVDYADPGGATIELAVIRLPAGKSDQRLGSLVINPGGPGGSGVDYARAARAVISDAARRSFDVVGFDPRGVGESAPLKCLTDAQTDQLLAADPTPDTSAEISSTVDLFKQLAQRCEAGGGELLAHVSTPEAARDIDILRAALGDKRLFYLGKSYGTFLGATYAQLFPRNVGRMVLDGAIDPSLTADEVNLGQAKGFEQATRAFVADCVKQRGCPVGTDVDRGMQRLRDLLSSLDAQPLPTGDPGRPLTEGWGSLGIAVAMYDQGYWPTLRAALDQAFGGSGAALLQLADAYADRSGDGHYTSNQNTVIYAVNCLDRPDRGGLAGVEQSLPRYEKAAPTWGAFLDWSQLPCAYWPVEGDGHPEKIAAPGSPPIVVVGTTRDPATPYEWAQGLAQQLSDGHLVTYEGDGHTAYMRGSRCVDKAVDAYLLRGTVPDDGLRCS, encoded by the coding sequence ATGGTGCGAGGCAAGCGCAGGGTCTTCGCAGCCCTCGTCACCGCTGCGGCGCTGGGCCTCGCGGCCTGCTCAGGCGGCGACGCCGAGTCCGCCGACCCGTCGCGCAACCCCAACGCCGCGACGGTGTCGGCCGCGCCCGTGCCGAGCGGCCTCGACCGTTTCTACAGCCAGAAGCTGTCGTGGCGCGGGTGCGGCGGCGACTTCGAGTGCACGAAGCTCACGGTGCCGGTCGACTACGCCGACCCGGGCGGCGCGACGATCGAGCTGGCCGTCATCCGGCTTCCGGCCGGCAAGTCCGACCAGCGGCTCGGCTCGCTGGTGATCAACCCGGGCGGCCCGGGTGGCTCGGGCGTCGACTACGCGCGGGCCGCCCGAGCCGTCATCAGCGACGCCGCCCGGCGCAGCTTCGACGTCGTCGGGTTCGACCCGCGCGGCGTCGGCGAGAGCGCACCGCTGAAGTGCCTCACCGACGCCCAGACCGACCAGCTGCTCGCCGCAGACCCGACGCCCGACACGTCCGCGGAGATCTCCAGCACCGTCGACCTCTTCAAGCAGCTCGCCCAGCGCTGTGAGGCCGGCGGGGGAGAGCTGCTCGCCCACGTGAGCACGCCGGAGGCCGCGCGCGACATCGACATCCTGCGCGCCGCGCTCGGTGACAAGCGGCTGTTCTACCTCGGCAAGTCGTACGGCACGTTCCTGGGCGCGACGTACGCGCAGCTGTTCCCGCGCAACGTCGGCCGCATGGTGCTGGACGGCGCGATCGACCCGTCGCTCACCGCAGACGAGGTCAACCTCGGCCAGGCGAAGGGTTTCGAGCAGGCCACGCGGGCATTCGTCGCCGACTGCGTGAAGCAGCGCGGCTGCCCGGTGGGCACCGACGTCGACCGCGGCATGCAACGGCTGCGCGACCTGCTGTCGTCGCTCGACGCGCAGCCGCTGCCCACGGGCGACCCCGGGCGGCCCCTCACGGAGGGTTGGGGGAGCCTCGGCATCGCCGTCGCGATGTACGACCAGGGCTACTGGCCGACGCTGCGCGCGGCGCTCGACCAGGCGTTCGGCGGCAGCGGCGCGGCGCTGCTGCAGCTCGCGGACGCGTACGCCGACCGCAGTGGTGACGGTCACTACACGTCCAACCAGAACACCGTGATCTACGCCGTCAACTGCCTCGACCGGCCCGACCGCGGCGGCCTGGCCGGCGTCGAGCAGTCGCTGCCGCGTTACGAGAAGGCCGCGCCCACCTGGGGTGCCTTCCTCGACTGGAGCCAGCTGCCGTGCGCGTACTGGCCGGTGGAGGGTGACGGCCACCCCGAGAAGATCGCCGCCCCCGGCAGCCCGCCGATCGTCGTCGTCGGCACGACGCGCGACCCCGCCACGCCGTACGAGTGGGCGCAGGGCCTGGCCCAGCAGCTGTCCGACGGTCATCTGGTGACCTACGAGGGCGACGGCCACACCGCCTACATGCGGGGCAGCCGGTGCGTCGACAAGGCCGTCGACGCCTACCTGCTGCGCGGCACGGTGCCGGACGACGGGCTGCGCTGCTCCTGA
- a CDS encoding DNA polymerase III subunit delta', which yields MSVWDEVVGQQPTVEVLTRAVQSARTDGAAMTHAWLFTGPPGSGRSIAARAFAAALLCQENEAGCGRCHACHTVLAGSHADVTTLRTEGVIINRQQALDLISVAQRSPSVGRWRVIVVEDADRLTEHSGNALLKAIEEPTARTVWLLCAPSADDVLVTIRSRCRHVGLRTPPPEAVAALLVERDGVDPQMAVFAARAAQSHIGMARRLATDEQSRIRRREVLQVPLRLRSVGEAVLHAAQLLDTAKAEAEDATTERDARERTDLLRALGADPDARTQPLHVRAQLKTLADNQKRRATRFVRDMIDRSLLDLLSLYRDVLVVHADPAAELVNAEMRPDVERLAQRLSPAQAVQCMDAIRDARERIGANVAPLLALEAMAVRLRLPA from the coding sequence GTGAGCGTCTGGGACGAGGTCGTCGGCCAGCAGCCGACGGTCGAGGTGTTGACCCGTGCAGTGCAGTCGGCCCGCACCGACGGCGCCGCGATGACGCACGCCTGGCTGTTCACCGGCCCCCCGGGGTCGGGTCGCTCGATCGCCGCCCGGGCGTTCGCCGCCGCGTTGCTGTGCCAGGAGAACGAGGCGGGTTGTGGCCGGTGCCACGCCTGTCACACCGTGCTCGCGGGCAGCCACGCCGACGTGACGACGCTGCGCACCGAGGGCGTCATCATCAACCGGCAGCAGGCCCTCGACCTCATCTCGGTGGCTCAGCGCAGCCCGTCCGTGGGCCGGTGGCGCGTCATCGTCGTCGAGGACGCCGACCGGCTCACGGAGCACTCCGGCAACGCGCTGCTCAAGGCCATCGAGGAGCCGACCGCCCGCACGGTGTGGCTGCTGTGCGCGCCGAGCGCCGACGACGTTCTGGTCACCATTCGCAGCCGCTGCCGCCACGTCGGCCTGCGCACGCCGCCGCCGGAGGCCGTGGCCGCGCTGCTCGTGGAGCGCGACGGCGTCGACCCGCAGATGGCGGTGTTCGCCGCCCGGGCCGCGCAGAGCCACATCGGTATGGCGCGTCGCCTGGCCACCGACGAGCAGTCGCGGATCCGGCGGCGCGAGGTGCTGCAGGTGCCCTTGCGGCTGCGCAGCGTGGGCGAGGCCGTGCTGCACGCGGCCCAGCTGCTCGACACCGCGAAGGCCGAGGCCGAGGACGCCACGACCGAGCGCGACGCCCGCGAGCGCACCGACCTGCTCCGGGCTCTGGGCGCCGACCCCGACGCGCGCACCCAACCACTGCACGTGCGAGCTCAGCTCAAGACCCTCGCTGACAACCAGAAGCGTCGGGCGACGCGCTTCGTGCGCGACATGATCGATCGCTCGCTGCTCGACCTTCTCTCGCTCTACCGAGACGTCCTGGTGGTGCACGCCGATCCGGCCGCCGAGCTGGTCAACGCCGAGATGCGCCCGGACGTCGAGCGGCTGGCTCAGCGACTGAGCCCGGCGCAGGCGGTGCAGTGCATGGATGCCATCCGCGACGCCCGCGAACGCATCGGCGCCAACGTCGCGCCGCTGCTGGCGCTCGAGGCGATGGCCGTGCGTCTGCGGCTGCCGGCGTGA
- the tmk gene encoding dTMP kinase — protein MSASTPSEPLGAGASGAPADPPADPVPDHDVRAVLAITPFRRLWLALGLSSFGDWLGLLATTALAAALPQTPAAKLLAVSGVFILRLAPAVFFGPLAGVVADRLPRRWTLVYGDVLRFLLFCSIPLVGTLWWLYVATVLVEVVGLFWMPAKDATVPNLVPRRRLEAANQLSLVVTYGSAPLAAVAFSGLSLVSGMVDGVVPHFQGHPTYLALYVDALTYLVSAAVIWRLDFPEKVSHAERQESILRTAVEGWRYIGSTPLVRGLVLGMLGAFAAGGFVIGLAQSFVGALGAGPPGYGVLFGAVFVGMAAGMWIAPRLLAEFSRRRLFGLSIGAAGGWLVLMSLVPNIALAVFFTLGLGACAGAAWVTGYTLLGLEVGDDVRGRTFAFVQSMVRVVLISVLAIGPVVAAGFSKGLGLPHTVHLTDDVSLTYTGVMATFLLAGLIAMAIGLVAFRQMDDRPGVSLVTDLVQAMRQRHLHHPPARRDPYPGRFVVFEGGDGAGKSTQVRLLGEWLHEQGYRARLTHEPGATPVGHRLREVLLHGEPLTARAEALLFAADRAHHVESVVRPALEDGEIVVSDRFVDSSVAYQGSGRDLGTAEVAQLSRWATQGLTPDLTVVLDVEPHEGRSRRGDEHDRLESESDEFHGRIRERFLELARRAPSRYLVLDAALDPQHLHEQVVARLQGVLPESPVARAAREEREAREAAERAERAAREAAEREERERREAQEREQVERLRAEQEAREQAERAAREAVERQERERREAQERARAEQQAAELAAQQAADAARRRAEERSQAAQPLDRAPDQAADRLDQTIVQAPVDVTAPLPKVTAPPASTPARKPRRRSRRDPDVVALEDEIFGLGEQDDR, from the coding sequence ATGAGCGCGAGCACCCCCTCCGAGCCCCTGGGCGCGGGGGCCTCCGGTGCGCCGGCCGACCCCCCGGCCGACCCCGTGCCCGACCACGACGTGCGCGCGGTGCTGGCCATCACGCCGTTCCGCCGCCTGTGGCTCGCGCTGGGCCTGTCGAGCTTCGGCGACTGGCTCGGCCTGCTCGCCACCACCGCGCTGGCCGCCGCGCTCCCGCAGACGCCCGCGGCCAAGCTGCTCGCCGTCTCCGGCGTCTTCATCCTGCGCCTGGCCCCAGCCGTGTTCTTCGGCCCCCTCGCGGGCGTGGTGGCCGACCGCCTGCCGCGCCGCTGGACGCTCGTGTACGGCGACGTGCTGCGCTTCCTGCTCTTCTGCTCCATCCCCCTCGTGGGCACGCTGTGGTGGCTGTACGTCGCTACGGTGCTGGTCGAGGTCGTTGGCCTGTTCTGGATGCCGGCCAAGGACGCCACGGTGCCCAACCTGGTGCCGCGACGCCGGCTCGAGGCCGCCAACCAGCTGAGCCTGGTGGTCACGTACGGTTCGGCCCCGCTGGCCGCCGTCGCCTTCTCCGGCCTGTCGCTGGTGAGCGGCATGGTGGACGGCGTCGTGCCGCACTTCCAGGGCCACCCGACCTACCTGGCGCTGTACGTCGACGCGCTGACCTACCTGGTGTCCGCCGCGGTGATCTGGCGCCTGGACTTCCCTGAGAAGGTGTCGCACGCCGAGCGTCAGGAGTCGATCCTGCGCACGGCCGTCGAAGGCTGGAGGTACATCGGCAGCACGCCGCTCGTCCGCGGCCTGGTGCTCGGCATGCTCGGTGCGTTCGCTGCGGGCGGCTTCGTCATCGGCCTGGCCCAGAGCTTCGTCGGCGCGCTCGGTGCCGGGCCGCCGGGCTACGGCGTCCTGTTCGGGGCGGTGTTCGTGGGCATGGCGGCGGGCATGTGGATCGCACCGCGGCTGCTCGCGGAGTTCTCGCGCCGGCGGCTCTTCGGCCTGTCGATCGGTGCAGCCGGTGGCTGGCTGGTGCTGATGTCGCTGGTGCCGAACATCGCGCTGGCGGTGTTCTTCACCCTGGGCCTGGGAGCCTGTGCCGGCGCGGCGTGGGTCACGGGCTACACGCTGCTCGGGCTGGAGGTTGGCGACGACGTCCGCGGCCGCACGTTCGCGTTCGTGCAGTCGATGGTGCGCGTCGTGCTCATCTCCGTGCTGGCCATCGGCCCGGTCGTGGCGGCGGGGTTCTCGAAGGGCCTGGGCCTGCCCCACACCGTGCACCTCACCGACGACGTCAGCCTGACCTACACCGGGGTGATGGCCACGTTCCTGCTGGCCGGGCTGATCGCGATGGCCATCGGCCTGGTGGCGTTCCGCCAGATGGACGACCGGCCGGGTGTCTCGTTGGTCACTGACCTGGTGCAGGCGATGCGGCAGCGTCACCTGCACCACCCGCCGGCCCGGCGCGACCCCTATCCGGGGCGCTTCGTGGTCTTCGAGGGTGGCGACGGCGCCGGCAAGTCCACCCAGGTGCGGCTGCTGGGTGAGTGGCTCCACGAGCAGGGCTACCGCGCGCGGCTCACGCACGAGCCCGGCGCCACGCCCGTCGGCCACCGGCTGCGCGAGGTGCTGCTGCACGGCGAGCCGCTGACCGCCCGAGCCGAGGCGCTGCTGTTCGCCGCCGACCGCGCCCACCACGTCGAGAGCGTCGTGCGCCCCGCGCTCGAGGACGGCGAGATCGTCGTCAGCGACCGGTTCGTCGACTCCTCCGTGGCCTACCAGGGCAGCGGTCGTGACCTCGGGACGGCCGAGGTGGCGCAGCTGTCGCGCTGGGCGACCCAGGGCCTGACGCCCGACCTCACCGTCGTGCTGGACGTCGAGCCGCACGAGGGCCGCAGCCGGCGCGGTGACGAGCACGACCGGCTGGAGTCGGAGTCCGACGAGTTCCACGGCCGCATCCGCGAGCGGTTCCTCGAGCTGGCCCGCCGTGCGCCGTCGCGGTATCTCGTGCTCGACGCGGCGCTGGACCCGCAACACCTTCACGAGCAGGTCGTGGCGCGGTTGCAGGGCGTGCTGCCCGAGTCGCCGGTGGCGCGCGCGGCCCGCGAGGAGCGCGAGGCGCGTGAGGCCGCGGAGCGGGCTGAGCGAGCGGCCCGCGAGGCTGCCGAGCGAGAAGAACGCGAGCGGCGCGAGGCGCAGGAGCGGGAGCAGGTTGAGCGCCTGCGCGCGGAGCAGGAGGCCCGCGAGCAGGCGGAGCGCGCCGCGCGCGAGGCCGTCGAGCGGCAAGAGCGCGAGCGGCGCGAGGCGCAGGAGCGGGCGCGCGCCGAGCAGCAGGCAGCCGAGCTGGCCGCTCAACAGGCAGCCGACGCCGCGCGTCGACGCGCCGAGGAGCGCAGCCAGGCCGCGCAACCGCTCGATCGAGCACCCGACCAGGCCGCCGATCGGCTCGATCAGACGATCGTGCAGGCGCCGGTCGACGTCACGGCGCCCTTGCCCAAGGTCACGGCGCCGCCGGCGTCGACCCCGGCGAGGAAGCCGCGGCGCCGCTCGCGCCGCGATCCGGACGTCGTCGCGCTCGAGGACGAGATCTTCGGTCTCGGGGAGCAGGACGACCGGTGA